The Variovorax paradoxus genome window below encodes:
- a CDS encoding acetyl-CoA acetyltransferase, translated as MATGIRDKVVILGMGCSRFGERWDCSAENLAVEAFTECLADAGIGKEQLQAAWLGMGIETQHLGSGGVPLGVTLRLPNIPVSRVENFCASGSEALRGAAYAVASGACDFALAFGIEKLKDTGYGGLPQRPRGPFNDMVWPNISAPGSFAQLASAYRAKHRIDAKDLKRAIAHVSVKSHANAGRNPKAHLRNPITMDDVIHSPMIAEPLGLYDCCGVSDGAACAILTTPDIARGLGKKDLVALKALQLAVSSGSEASFDDWDGSYFQTTRVASARAYEEAGIRRPREQIDLLEVHDCFSITELVTMEDMHISPEGRASHDVLDGFYDADGTMPCQIDGGLKCFGHPIGATGLRMAYEMYLQMQGRAGARQRSDDPSLGVIHNLGGFPWQNVCSVSVLGKYGA; from the coding sequence ATGGCAACGGGAATTCGTGACAAGGTCGTCATCCTCGGCATGGGCTGCTCGCGCTTCGGCGAGCGCTGGGACTGCAGCGCCGAGAACCTCGCGGTGGAGGCCTTCACCGAATGCCTGGCCGACGCGGGCATCGGCAAGGAGCAGCTGCAGGCCGCCTGGCTCGGCATGGGCATCGAGACCCAGCACCTGGGCAGCGGCGGCGTGCCGCTGGGCGTGACCTTGCGGCTGCCGAACATCCCGGTGTCGCGCGTGGAGAACTTCTGCGCCTCGGGCTCGGAGGCATTGCGCGGCGCGGCCTATGCGGTGGCGTCGGGCGCCTGCGACTTCGCGCTGGCCTTCGGCATCGAGAAGCTCAAGGACACCGGCTACGGCGGCCTGCCGCAGCGCCCGCGCGGCCCGTTCAACGACATGGTGTGGCCCAACATCAGCGCGCCGGGCTCGTTCGCGCAGCTGGCCAGCGCCTACCGCGCCAAGCACCGCATCGACGCGAAGGACCTCAAGCGCGCGATCGCCCACGTGTCGGTGAAGAGCCATGCCAACGCGGGCCGCAATCCCAAGGCCCACCTGCGCAACCCGATCACCATGGACGACGTCATCCACTCGCCGATGATCGCCGAGCCGCTGGGCCTGTACGACTGCTGCGGCGTGTCCGACGGCGCGGCCTGCGCCATCCTGACCACGCCCGACATCGCGCGCGGCCTGGGCAAGAAGGACCTGGTGGCGCTGAAGGCGCTGCAGCTCGCGGTCTCCAGCGGCAGCGAGGCCTCGTTCGACGACTGGGACGGCAGCTACTTCCAGACCACGCGCGTGGCCTCGGCGCGCGCCTACGAGGAGGCCGGCATCCGCCGCCCGCGCGAGCAGATCGACCTGCTCGAGGTGCACGACTGCTTCTCCATCACCGAGCTGGTGACCATGGAGGACATGCACATCTCGCCCGAGGGCCGCGCCTCGCACGACGTGCTCGACGGCTTCTACGACGCCGACGGCACCATGCCCTGCCAGATCGACGGCGGCCTCAAGTGCTTCGGCCATCCGATCGGCGCGACGGGCCTGCGCATGGCCTACGAGATGTACCTGCAGATGCAGGGCCGCGCCGGCGCCCGCCAGCGCAGCGACGACCCGTCCCTCGGCGTGATCCACAACCTGGGCGGCTTCCCCTGGCAGAACGTGTGCAGCGTGTCGGTGCTGGGCAAGTACGGCGCCTGA
- a CDS encoding SDR family oxidoreductase: MAGVLEGKVVLVTGAGRGVGREIALLAARQGASVVVNDLGGASDGEGEGTIDPASEVVNLIRAEGGKAVANGDSVSNADAAARMVQAAIDNFGRLDGVVNNAGILRDRMFHKMSTLDWQQVIDVHLQGTYHVSRAAAMLFREQQSGAYVHMTSAAGLVGNIGQANYSAAKLGIVGISRSIALEMARCHVRSNCVSPWAWSRLIGTLPAETEEQKRRLERFKQMTADKIAPMVVYLLSDLAAAVSGQIFGVRKNEIMLFSQPRPLRTVHRSEGWTVESIAEHAMPAMQSSLVPMESAREAFAWTPV; this comes from the coding sequence ATGGCAGGAGTTCTGGAAGGAAAGGTCGTGCTCGTGACCGGCGCGGGCCGGGGCGTGGGACGCGAGATCGCGCTGCTGGCGGCGCGGCAGGGCGCGAGCGTGGTGGTCAACGACCTCGGCGGCGCATCCGACGGCGAAGGCGAGGGCACGATCGATCCCGCCTCGGAGGTGGTGAACCTGATCCGCGCCGAGGGCGGCAAGGCGGTGGCCAACGGCGACAGCGTGTCGAATGCCGACGCCGCGGCGCGCATGGTGCAGGCCGCGATCGACAACTTCGGCCGGCTCGACGGCGTGGTCAACAACGCGGGCATCCTGCGCGACCGCATGTTCCACAAGATGAGCACGCTCGACTGGCAGCAGGTGATCGACGTGCACCTGCAGGGCACCTACCACGTGAGCCGCGCGGCCGCGATGCTGTTCCGCGAGCAGCAGTCGGGCGCCTACGTGCACATGACCTCGGCCGCGGGGCTGGTCGGCAACATCGGCCAGGCCAACTACTCGGCCGCCAAGCTCGGCATCGTCGGCATCTCGCGCTCGATCGCGCTCGAGATGGCGCGCTGCCACGTGCGCTCCAACTGTGTCTCGCCCTGGGCCTGGAGCCGCCTGATCGGCACCCTGCCCGCGGAGACCGAGGAGCAGAAGCGCCGGCTCGAGCGCTTCAAGCAGATGACGGCCGACAAGATCGCGCCGATGGTCGTGTACCTGCTGTCGGACCTCGCCGCGGCGGTGAGCGGCCAGATCTTCGGCGTGCGCAAGAACGAGATCATGCTGTTCAGCCAGCCGCGGCCGCTGCGCACCGTGCACCGCTCGGAGGGCTGGACCGTCGAGAGCATCGCCGAGCACGCCATGCCCGCGATGCAATCCAGCCTGGTGCCGATGGAAAGCGCGCGCGAGGCCTTCGCATGGACGCCGGTGTGA
- a CDS encoding tripartite tricarboxylate transporter substrate binding protein, protein MKSLARLRALLGGLLAALCAGTAAWAAPYPEHPVRLVVPYPAGGATDGAIRVLAERLGAAWGQPVIVDNRAGASGRLGLALVAKSPHSYNFVAATNSTISDELTRGGDGSFLLARDLVPVVTIFTTPVALLVHTGTGVDSMAQYIALAQRRPGAVSFGSSGEGTSTHFYGELLKRESRIDITHIPFAGEGPNLTELLGGHIQSAFLSASGAKKAQQTGKTRILAISTPGGSMLLPGVPSFTQLGIAGLDRDSWVGLFAPLGTSQAVRDEVAREVRKAFAVPEVRERYVQLGLIAEGGTPQELEQRVQADRAYWTRVVQETGIKLK, encoded by the coding sequence ATGAAATCACTCGCGCGCCTGCGGGCGCTGCTCGGAGGGTTGCTGGCCGCGCTGTGCGCCGGCACCGCGGCCTGGGCCGCCCCCTACCCGGAACACCCCGTGCGCCTCGTCGTGCCGTACCCGGCGGGCGGCGCCACCGACGGCGCGATCCGGGTGCTGGCCGAGCGGCTCGGTGCCGCCTGGGGCCAGCCCGTCATCGTGGACAACCGGGCCGGCGCCTCGGGCCGGCTGGGCCTCGCGCTGGTGGCCAAGAGCCCGCACAGCTACAACTTCGTGGCCGCCACCAACTCGACCATCAGCGACGAGCTGACGCGCGGCGGCGATGGTTCCTTCCTGCTGGCGCGCGACCTGGTGCCCGTGGTCACCATCTTCACGACGCCGGTCGCGCTGCTGGTGCACACCGGCACGGGCGTCGACAGCATGGCGCAGTACATCGCGCTGGCGCAGCGGCGCCCGGGCGCCGTGAGCTTCGGCTCCAGCGGCGAGGGCACCAGCACCCACTTCTACGGCGAGCTGCTCAAGCGCGAGAGCCGCATCGACATCACGCACATTCCGTTCGCGGGAGAGGGGCCCAACCTCACGGAGCTGCTCGGCGGGCACATCCAGAGCGCCTTCCTCAGCGCCTCGGGCGCGAAGAAGGCGCAGCAGACCGGCAAGACCAGGATCCTCGCGATCTCCACGCCCGGCGGCTCGATGCTGCTGCCCGGCGTTCCCAGCTTCACGCAGCTGGGCATCGCGGGGCTCGACCGCGATTCGTGGGTCGGCCTGTTCGCGCCGCTGGGCACGTCGCAGGCGGTGCGCGACGAGGTGGCGCGCGAGGTCCGCAAGGCCTTCGCCGTGCCCGAGGTGCGCGAGCGCTACGTGCAGCTCGGCCTGATCGCCGAGGGCGGAACGCCGCAGGAGCTCGAGCAGCGCGTGCAGGCCGACCGGGCCTACTGGACGCGCGTGGTGCAGGAGACGGGCATCAAGCTCAAGTAG
- a CDS encoding acyl-CoA dehydrogenase family protein has product MDEYRSPWRTPEVEQFQETARRFWTAELIPHVERWEAQGHIDRGVWRRLGEMGFLLADLPSGYGGGDGDYAHLAALVETSAACGFGPGFGPHYIVGHYLHHYGSEAQKRRWLPGMASGDIVASIGMSEPGAGSDLQGIRTRARRDGEHYVIDGSKTFNTNGHHADLVMLAVKTDAALGAKGVSLLMVETRDLAGFRRGAPLDKIGLKAQDTVELFFDQVRVPVSSLLGTGEGQGFAQMMSQLPYERMLIGIRAVCNMERALELTLAHVHQRQAFGQPLFKLQNTRFELAEMKTEATLARLFVDQCIGWQQEGRLDAATAAMAKWWGTQKECETIDRCLQLFGGYGFMREYPIGRMFVDSRGQKIYGGANEVMKEIIARQLVPR; this is encoded by the coding sequence ATGGACGAATACCGATCGCCCTGGCGAACGCCCGAGGTCGAGCAGTTCCAGGAAACCGCGCGCCGCTTCTGGACGGCCGAACTGATCCCCCACGTGGAACGCTGGGAGGCCCAGGGCCACATCGACCGCGGCGTGTGGAGGCGGCTGGGCGAGATGGGCTTCCTGCTGGCCGACCTGCCCTCCGGCTACGGCGGCGGCGATGGCGACTACGCGCACCTGGCCGCGCTGGTGGAGACCAGCGCCGCGTGCGGCTTCGGGCCGGGCTTCGGCCCGCACTACATCGTGGGCCACTACCTGCACCACTACGGCAGCGAGGCGCAGAAGCGGCGCTGGCTGCCGGGCATGGCCAGCGGCGACATCGTGGCCTCGATCGGCATGTCCGAGCCCGGCGCGGGCTCCGACCTGCAGGGCATCCGCACGCGGGCGCGGCGCGATGGCGAGCACTACGTCATCGACGGCTCGAAGACCTTCAACACCAACGGCCACCATGCCGACCTGGTGATGCTGGCGGTGAAGACCGACGCGGCGCTGGGCGCGAAGGGCGTGTCGCTGCTGATGGTCGAGACGCGCGATCTCGCGGGCTTTCGCCGCGGTGCGCCGCTCGACAAGATCGGCCTGAAGGCGCAGGACACGGTGGAGCTGTTCTTCGACCAGGTGCGGGTGCCGGTGTCGAGCCTGCTGGGCACGGGCGAGGGGCAGGGCTTCGCGCAGATGATGTCGCAGCTGCCCTACGAGCGCATGCTGATCGGCATCCGGGCCGTCTGCAACATGGAGCGCGCGCTCGAGCTCACGCTGGCGCACGTGCACCAGCGCCAGGCCTTCGGGCAGCCGCTGTTCAAGCTGCAGAACACGCGCTTCGAGCTGGCCGAGATGAAGACCGAGGCCACGCTGGCGCGGCTGTTCGTCGACCAGTGCATCGGCTGGCAGCAGGAGGGGCGGCTCGATGCGGCCACCGCCGCGATGGCCAAGTGGTGGGGCACGCAGAAGGAGTGCGAGACCATCGACCGCTGCCTGCAGCTGTTCGGCGGCTACGGCTTCATGCGCGAGTACCCGATCGGGCGCATGTTCGTCGACTCGCGCGGCCAGAAGATCTACGGCGGCGCCAACGAGGTGATGAAGGAGATCATCGCCCGCCAGCTGGTGCCCCGATGA
- a CDS encoding DUF2889 domain-containing protein yields MTTSDPSISSPARRLLHTREVLCQGYERDDGLWDIEARMSDVKTHPMHHDDGRVRLPAGRFMHRMGLCLTVDEGLRIVAARAWTEHAPNAECMDIGASYEALVGLSIGPGFTSRVKERFGGAAGCTHLTELLGPVATTAFQTLFPVFEQRRRARLLSDPEGAARTRPPLLDSCFALRAEGEVARGRWPAFAKPA; encoded by the coding sequence ATGACGACTTCCGACCCCTCCATCTCCTCGCCCGCGCGGCGTCTGCTCCACACGCGTGAAGTGCTCTGCCAGGGCTACGAGCGCGACGACGGCCTGTGGGACATCGAGGCGCGCATGAGCGACGTCAAGACCCACCCGATGCACCACGACGACGGCCGCGTGCGCCTGCCCGCGGGCCGCTTCATGCATCGCATGGGCCTGTGCCTCACGGTGGACGAGGGCCTGCGCATCGTCGCGGCGCGTGCCTGGACCGAGCATGCGCCCAATGCCGAGTGCATGGACATCGGGGCGTCCTACGAGGCGCTGGTCGGCCTGTCGATCGGGCCCGGCTTCACCTCGCGCGTGAAGGAGCGCTTCGGCGGCGCGGCCGGCTGCACGCACCTGACCGAGCTGCTCGGTCCCGTGGCCACCACTGCGTTCCAGACGCTGTTCCCGGTGTTCGAGCAGCGGCGCCGCGCGCGCTTGCTGAGCGACCCCGAAGGCGCGGCGCGCACGCGGCCGCCGCTGCTCGACAGCTGCTTCGCGCTGCGCGCCGAGGGCGAGGTCGCGCGCGGGCGCTGGCCGGCCTTCGCCAAACCTGCATAG
- a CDS encoding CoA transferase: MSAENHTGSGPLAGLRVLDIATVLAGPFAATLLADYGADVLKLELPGKGDGMRAFPPFKDGKSIWWKAAQRGKRFGTLDLRRPQGLALFKQLLPQFDVLIENFRPGTLDRWGLGKEVLWALKPNLVILRVTGFGQTGPYSERPGFARIFEAMGGLTTVTGHADGEPMHAGVPLGDSIGGLFGAIGILTALWPRARDPSLPGEEIDLSLTECITRLLDFMPGVYEQLGTVPTRSGNRSPYSAPSAVYRTRDDRWVSMAGSINSMFANNCCAIGRPELIDDPRFADNASRVVHEQELNRIFIDWCAARDLEEVLAAFAQAGGTLAPIYGIDQVVSDPQVRARRSIVPVPDRDFGSLQMPAVVPRFAGSPSVPRHAGAALGQDNAQVYRELLGLPDDTLAQLRADGVI, translated from the coding sequence ATGAGCGCCGAGAACCACACCGGGAGCGGCCCGCTCGCGGGCCTGCGGGTGCTCGACATCGCGACCGTGCTGGCCGGCCCCTTCGCCGCCACCCTGCTGGCGGACTACGGCGCCGACGTGCTCAAGCTCGAGCTGCCCGGCAAGGGCGACGGCATGCGCGCCTTCCCGCCCTTCAAGGACGGCAAGAGCATCTGGTGGAAGGCGGCGCAGCGCGGCAAGCGCTTCGGCACGCTCGACCTGCGCCGGCCCCAGGGGCTCGCGCTCTTCAAGCAGCTGCTGCCGCAGTTCGACGTGCTGATCGAGAACTTCCGACCCGGCACGCTCGACCGCTGGGGCCTGGGCAAGGAGGTGCTGTGGGCGCTGAAGCCCAACCTCGTGATCCTGCGCGTCACCGGCTTCGGCCAGACCGGGCCCTATTCGGAGCGGCCCGGCTTCGCGCGCATCTTCGAGGCCATGGGCGGGCTGACCACGGTCACCGGCCACGCGGACGGCGAGCCGATGCACGCGGGCGTGCCGCTCGGCGACTCGATCGGCGGGCTGTTCGGCGCCATCGGCATCCTGACCGCGCTGTGGCCGCGCGCGCGCGATCCCTCGCTGCCGGGCGAGGAGATCGACCTCTCGCTGACCGAGTGCATCACTCGGCTGCTGGACTTCATGCCCGGCGTCTACGAGCAGCTCGGCACCGTGCCCACGCGCAGCGGTAACCGCAGCCCGTATTCGGCGCCCTCGGCCGTCTATCGCACGCGCGACGACCGCTGGGTGTCGATGGCGGGATCGATCAACTCGATGTTCGCGAACAACTGCTGCGCCATCGGCCGGCCCGAGCTCATCGACGACCCGCGCTTCGCCGACAACGCGAGCCGCGTGGTGCACGAGCAGGAGCTCAACCGCATCTTCATCGACTGGTGCGCGGCGCGCGATCTGGAGGAGGTCCTGGCCGCCTTCGCGCAGGCCGGCGGCACGCTGGCGCCGATCTACGGCATCGACCAGGTGGTGAGCGATCCGCAGGTGCGCGCGCGGCGCTCGATCGTGCCGGTGCCCGACCGCGACTTCGGCAGCCTCCAGATGCCGGCGGTGGTGCCGCGCTTCGCCGGCAGCCCGAGCGTGCCGCGCCACGCGGGCGCGGCGCTCGGGCAGGACAACGCGCAGGTGTACCGCGAGCTGCTCGGCCTGCCCGACGACACGCTCGCGCAGTTGCGCGCCGACGGCGTGATCTGA
- a CDS encoding OB-fold domain-containing protein, which produces MNGIVAFGAYVPRLRLQREAVVRANAWFDGSLAAHRAGERAMCNFDEDAVTMAVEAARDCLGALDAAKVDDLQLASTSLPYASRLNASIVAQALNLGEEVGAIDVTGSQRGATSALMQALRGGAGRRTLVVASDRRKAKVASAQELLYGDAAAAVLVGDGEVIAQPLALVSRTVDMADHYRGAGAATDTYWEERWIREEGHLRQVPPAIADALAQAGLTAAQVDRLCIALPHKGVPQRLAKLAGIASERLHDTLAASVGNAGAAHPLLMLAHALGEAAPGQVLVLVAFGQGVDVLVLRTTEALRARPPRTGAQGWLARGSAEHNYMKFLVFNDLLPLERGMRADNDKLTPLSVEYRHRKTVHGFVGGRCGACGTAQWPRTDICVNPACGATGTQQDLPFADTPARVMTYTADRLAYSPSPPACYGMVQFEGGGRLMMDFTDVDEQQLAVGLPMRMSFRIKAVDTARGYVRYFWKAAVAGPQENTHGNGNS; this is translated from the coding sequence ATGAACGGCATCGTGGCCTTCGGTGCCTACGTTCCGCGACTGCGTCTGCAGCGCGAGGCCGTGGTGCGCGCCAACGCCTGGTTCGACGGATCGCTGGCGGCGCACCGCGCGGGCGAACGCGCCATGTGCAACTTCGACGAGGACGCGGTCACGATGGCGGTGGAGGCCGCGCGCGACTGCCTCGGCGCGCTCGATGCGGCGAAGGTCGACGACCTGCAGCTGGCCTCGACCTCGCTGCCCTATGCGAGCCGCCTGAACGCGAGCATCGTCGCGCAGGCGCTGAACCTCGGCGAGGAGGTCGGCGCGATCGACGTCACCGGTTCGCAGCGCGGCGCCACCTCGGCGCTGATGCAGGCCCTGCGCGGCGGCGCGGGCCGCCGCACCCTGGTGGTCGCGAGCGACCGGCGCAAGGCCAAGGTGGCCAGCGCGCAGGAACTGCTCTACGGCGATGCGGCCGCGGCGGTGCTGGTCGGCGACGGCGAGGTCATCGCGCAGCCGCTGGCCCTGGTGAGCCGTACGGTCGACATGGCCGACCACTACCGCGGTGCCGGCGCCGCCACCGACACCTACTGGGAGGAGCGCTGGATCCGCGAGGAGGGCCATCTGCGGCAGGTGCCGCCGGCCATCGCGGATGCGCTCGCGCAGGCTGGGCTGACGGCGGCGCAGGTCGACCGGCTGTGCATCGCCCTGCCCCACAAGGGCGTGCCGCAGCGCCTGGCCAAGCTCGCGGGCATCGCCTCCGAACGCCTGCACGACACACTCGCCGCGAGCGTCGGCAATGCCGGCGCGGCCCATCCGCTGCTGATGCTCGCGCATGCGTTGGGCGAGGCGGCACCGGGCCAGGTGCTGGTGCTGGTGGCCTTCGGGCAGGGCGTGGACGTGCTGGTGCTGCGCACCACCGAGGCGCTGCGCGCGCGGCCGCCGCGCACCGGCGCGCAGGGCTGGCTGGCGCGCGGCAGCGCCGAGCACAACTACATGAAGTTCCTGGTCTTCAACGACCTGCTGCCGCTGGAGCGCGGCATGCGCGCGGACAACGACAAGCTCACGCCGCTGAGCGTGGAGTACCGCCACCGCAAGACGGTGCACGGCTTCGTCGGCGGCCGCTGCGGTGCCTGCGGCACCGCGCAGTGGCCGCGCACCGACATCTGCGTCAACCCGGCCTGCGGCGCCACCGGCACGCAGCAGGACCTGCCGTTCGCCGACACGCCGGCGCGCGTCATGACCTACACCGCCGACCGGCTGGCCTATTCGCCGAGCCCGCCGGCCTGCTACGGCATGGTGCAGTTCGAGGGCGGGGGCCGGCTGATGATGGATTTCACCGACGTAGACGAGCAGCAGCTCGCCGTCGGCCTGCCGATGCGCATGAGCTTCCGCATCAAGGCCGTCGACACCGCCCGCGGCTACGTCCGCTATTTCTGGAAGGCGGCCGTCGCAGGTCCGCAGGAGAACACGCATGGCAACGGGAATTCGTGA
- a CDS encoding LysR family transcriptional regulator, whose translation MKLLVRAADDLKIENVSAFVATAESGSFSQAALLRGCSQSMLSRRVLELEELVGGRLFNRTGRGVLLTELGSSLLPVAHGLLDGATGFLELASSTNEQPSGTVEIALPRWAAEGPVSTLVNHITEQFPKIRLVIHESYSRDVMDRLAAGKLDVGVFNSCHAEPPAQAQLLFSSDLVLLGRRDSPLMRQPTLPLSALSGIPLVIPPTPNPVEAVVREMAKGMDLDLRADLEINSGAMIRDVVRHSGRYAIIQVHRVVDYLSKDERDLASARIVSPALTLHTFCATGAKHRINRASLAVERCVVSVLRDHHERVLRLLQARETQPA comes from the coding sequence GTGAAGTTGCTGGTTCGCGCGGCCGACGATCTGAAGATCGAAAACGTCTCGGCCTTCGTCGCCACGGCCGAGTCGGGCAGCTTCTCGCAAGCCGCCCTGCTGCGCGGGTGCTCGCAGTCCATGCTGAGCCGGCGCGTGCTCGAGCTCGAGGAGCTGGTGGGCGGCCGGCTCTTCAACCGCACCGGCCGCGGCGTGCTGCTGACCGAGCTCGGCTCCTCGCTGCTGCCCGTGGCGCACGGCCTGCTCGACGGCGCCACCGGCTTCCTCGAGCTCGCCTCCTCTACCAACGAACAGCCCTCGGGCACGGTCGAGATCGCGCTGCCGCGCTGGGCCGCCGAAGGGCCGGTGTCGACGCTGGTGAACCACATCACCGAGCAGTTCCCGAAGATCCGGCTGGTGATCCACGAGAGCTACAGCCGCGACGTGATGGACCGGCTGGCCGCCGGCAAGCTCGACGTGGGCGTGTTCAACAGCTGCCATGCCGAGCCGCCCGCGCAGGCCCAGCTGCTGTTCTCGTCCGATCTGGTGCTGCTGGGCCGCCGCGACTCGCCGCTGATGCGCCAGCCCACGCTGCCGCTGTCGGCGCTCAGCGGCATTCCGCTCGTCATACCGCCCACGCCGAACCCGGTCGAGGCCGTGGTGCGCGAGATGGCCAAGGGCATGGATCTCGACCTGCGCGCCGACCTCGAGATCAACTCGGGCGCGATGATCCGCGACGTGGTGCGCCACAGCGGGCGCTACGCCATCATCCAGGTGCACCGCGTGGTCGACTACCTGTCGAAGGACGAGCGCGACCTCGCCAGTGCACGCATCGTGAGCCCCGCGCTGACGCTGCACACCTTCTGCGCCACCGGCGCCAAGCACCGCATCAACCGCGCGAGCCTCGCGGTCGAGCGCTGCGTGGTGTCGGTGCTGCGCGACCACCACGAGCGCGTGCTGCGGCTGCTGCAGGCGCGCGAGACGCAGCCGGCCTGA
- a CDS encoding MaoC family dehydratase N-terminal domain-containing protein: MAFDPDKLLQRRFAPVAQSYTAKDSILYALGLGFGRDPLDARELPFVYEERQQAVPTQAAVLGYPGFWMKEPDTGIDWRKVLHASQSVQLHRPLAPAATVIGRTRVKAILDKGPEVGALFFVERTLEDGDGELLATVEQAVMARGNGGFGGASGPSPAAPKVPDTPPDHVCDLPTSPSQALLYRLSGDLNPLHADPEVARVGGFERPILHGLCTYGIACHALLRTLCGYVPQRLRRIDTRFTSPVYPGETIRVEIWGSQGEVRFRATALERQVMVLNNGLAVIDAAAGGPR; encoded by the coding sequence ATGGCCTTCGATCCCGACAAGCTGCTGCAGCGCCGCTTCGCGCCGGTGGCGCAGAGCTATACCGCCAAGGACTCGATCCTCTACGCGCTGGGCCTGGGCTTCGGCCGCGACCCGCTCGATGCGCGCGAGCTGCCCTTCGTCTACGAGGAACGGCAGCAGGCCGTGCCGACCCAGGCCGCCGTGCTCGGCTATCCGGGCTTCTGGATGAAGGAGCCCGACACCGGCATCGACTGGCGCAAGGTGCTGCATGCCAGCCAGTCGGTGCAGCTGCACCGGCCGCTCGCGCCGGCCGCCACCGTGATCGGGCGCACGCGCGTCAAGGCGATCCTCGACAAGGGGCCCGAGGTGGGCGCGCTGTTCTTCGTCGAGCGCACGCTCGAGGACGGCGACGGCGAATTGCTGGCCACGGTGGAGCAGGCGGTGATGGCGCGCGGCAACGGCGGCTTCGGCGGCGCGAGTGGCCCGTCGCCCGCGGCACCCAAGGTGCCCGACACGCCGCCCGACCACGTGTGTGACCTGCCGACCTCGCCCTCGCAGGCGCTGCTGTACCGGCTCTCGGGCGACCTGAATCCGCTGCATGCCGACCCCGAGGTGGCGCGCGTCGGCGGCTTCGAGCGGCCGATCCTGCATGGCCTGTGCACCTACGGCATCGCCTGCCATGCGCTGCTGCGCACGCTGTGCGGCTACGTGCCGCAGCGGCTGCGGCGCATCGACACGCGCTTCACCTCGCCGGTGTATCCGGGCGAGACGATTCGCGTCGAGATCTGGGGCTCGCAGGGCGAGGTGCGCTTTCGCGCGACCGCGCTCGAGCGCCAGGTCATGGTGCTGAACAACGGCCTGGCCGTGATCGACGCTGCCGCGGGAGGCCCGCGATGA